The DNA region GGAATTATTGAATACGGCCATTGAGTCGGTTGTTGACTTGACCGTTAAGCAGACTTATCATGAGCTAGCCAAAATTGCTAAAGACTGCGCTGCTGGTGCTGTATTAATTTCAGCGCTAGCAGCGGTGCTGGTGGCTGGGGCGCTTCTGCTGCCTCCCGCGATCGCTCTTTTGCAATCGACTCTGCGCTAGAACATCTTTCAGGAGCAGAAACTTTGATTATTGTCATCGATAATTACGATAGTTTCACCTACAATCTGGTTCAATATCTTGGCGAACTCGGATCTGAGTTTCTGGTAGCAGCTGATATTCAGGTTTACCGTAACGACCAAATTTCCCTGGAGCAAATTAAAGAACTACAACCAGCTGGAGTGGTGATTTCTCCTGGGCCGGGGCGACCGGAAGATGCCGGGATTTCCCCAGAATTGATCGCACAGCTTGGCCCCAGCCTACCGATTTTAGGAGTTTGCTTGGGTCATCAAGGCATAGGTCTGGTATTTGGCGGTAATATTGTCTCTGCCCCAGAACTAATGCACGGTAAAACCTCTCCGGTACATCACACTGGTGTTGGCGTTTTCGAGGGGGTGGAAAGTCCGCTGACGGCAACGCGGTATCACAGTTTGGTAATCGATCGCCAAAGTTGCCCAGAAGTGCTGGAAATTACAGCCTGGGTTGATGACGGTACGATTATGGGTGTGCGGCATCGTAACTATCCGCACATCGAGGGTGTGCAATTTCACCCAGAAAGTATTTTGACGACTTCTGGGAAGCAGTTACTGAGAAATTTCCTCAAACGGTTGTAAAAGTTAATTAGACATCTCCTTTCAAAGAATGTAGAGACGTTGCATGCAACGTCTCTACAAGGGTTACAGGTAACGCACCTTTAATTTCTGGAGAGGTCTATTAGAGTTAGTTGTTGTACATCGCGTACAATTTACCATTATCGATCGCAATAAGAAATGATGAAACGGCGACAGTTGATGCGCTACGCTGGGGCGAGTTTGCTCGCGGCTGTAGGAACTACCTGGGCTTCAGGATTTCAAAGTTATCGATCGCAGACAGGTGGCTCGCTGTCGATGCAGTGGCTGGGTCATACTTGCTTTTTGTTTGCTGGTAATAACCAGCGCATCTTGGTAAATCCATTTCGGACGCTGGGCTGTACGGCTAAATATCGATCGTCTAAACTACCATCTGATGTAGTGCTGATTAGCAGCCAGTTATTCGATGAAGGCTCCGTGGAAGGGCTGCCCGGTAATCCCAAAATAATCTACGAGCCTGGTGTTTATCAGTACAACGGTATACAGTACCAAGGCATTCGGACAAACCACGATCGCATGGGCGGACGCCAATTTGGTACAAATACAGCTTGGCGCTGGACTCAAGCCGGAATCAGTATCCTGCACTTAGGTGGAGCCGCTGCGCCAATTGAGATTGAGCAGAAAATTTTGATGGGGCGTCCCGATGTGCTGCTAATCCCTGTAGGTGGTGGAGCTAAAGCTTATACGCCCCAGGAAGCTAAGCAGGCGATCCAAACCCTTAATCCGAAGCTGGTGATTCCCACCCATTACCGCACGCAGGCAGCTGAGGATTCTAGTTGCGATATTGTGTCTCTCGACGAGTTCCTGAAGTTGATGGATGGTATGACTGTACTCAGGACTAATAGCGACACCTTTACACTCAGTTCTGCTGATTTGCCAGCGAATGGTACTGCGATCAAAGTTTTCAGTTACAAATTTTGAAAATCTCCTAACGACTAAAGTCGCGGCTACACAAACAAAGCCTACCTTCGCAGGCTAAATACCCGGAAAAATCGCCTAACTCCTTTTGGTGTCAGCGACTAGATACATATCGAGGTCGCCCTTATTTTTGGCAGTGATTTTTCCTAACCCAAAATTAGATATCCGTACTGTAGAGGTATTTATTTATATAATAGTGAGGTAAATATTTCAAGTTTTTGAATTGTTGTAAACTACTTTAGCAGAATGGAAAGAAAACAAAGCTAAATAATTATGCAAGCAGAATACCGCCAGCGTCGGGAACAATTGATGGCTAAGATTGGCAAGGGCACAGCAATATTTCGCAGTGCTACAACTGCTGTGATGCACAATGATGTGGAGTACAATTTTCGACAGGATAGCGATTTTTTCTACTTGACCGGGTTTAATGAGCCGGAAGCGGTAGTAGTTTTGGCACCGCATCACGCAGAACATCGCTTCGTTCTGTTTGTGCAGCCAAAAGATCCAGAAAAGGAAACGTGGACGGGATACCGCGTGGGTGTGGAAGCGGCGAAGGAACTATATGGGGCAGATGAAGCTTATTCTATTGCGGAACTGGATGAAAAGCTGCCCAAGTATCTGGAAAAGGCCGATCGCATTTATTATCATCTGGGACGGGATGAAAAGTTCAACGATACCGTTCTCAAACATTGGCGGGGGTTGATCGCAACTTATGGTAAGCGGGGTACAGGCCCGATCGCAATTGAAGACACAAACTTTGTGCTTCATAGCATGAGATTGGTAAAAAGTCAAGCTGAATTAGAGTTGATGCGAAAAGCAATAAATATTTCCGTAGAAGCGCATAACCACGCACG from Argonema galeatum A003/A1 includes:
- a CDS encoding MBL fold metallo-hydrolase, with amino-acid sequence MKRRQLMRYAGASLLAAVGTTWASGFQSYRSQTGGSLSMQWLGHTCFLFAGNNQRILVNPFRTLGCTAKYRSSKLPSDVVLISSQLFDEGSVEGLPGNPKIIYEPGVYQYNGIQYQGIRTNHDRMGGRQFGTNTAWRWTQAGISILHLGGAAAPIEIEQKILMGRPDVLLIPVGGGAKAYTPQEAKQAIQTLNPKLVIPTHYRTQAAEDSSCDIVSLDEFLKLMDGMTVLRTNSDTFTLSSADLPANGTAIKVFSYKF
- a CDS encoding anthranilate synthase component II, with the protein product MIIVIDNYDSFTYNLVQYLGELGSEFLVAADIQVYRNDQISLEQIKELQPAGVVISPGPGRPEDAGISPELIAQLGPSLPILGVCLGHQGIGLVFGGNIVSAPELMHGKTSPVHHTGVGVFEGVESPLTATRYHSLVIDRQSCPEVLEITAWVDDGTIMGVRHRNYPHIEGVQFHPESILTTSGKQLLRNFLKRL